The Rhododendron vialii isolate Sample 1 chromosome 6a, ASM3025357v1 genome includes a window with the following:
- the LOC131331581 gene encoding uncharacterized protein LOC131331581 yields MNPMESTTRRRKNSSGDKFSFPSIIPIPTTQDSDQFEFGCVTPGSPNSPADHLFSNGRLLPHPFPVLQPPANLHSFTRSTSRTSSVSSKDSLMSSRCNSTSSRSSNSSGSCSTTTSARTSISTDAAEKKSAVPLDQAKFGGKVGGSKCHEKSGQGVLGKKQVLYVNGSSRRWGLIPAAPVVSHQVPRRRKGGEIVVKKKVKVRRGGGMGFGRRFLRWFVTACKECHAIKPLRGADVNMELQ; encoded by the coding sequence ATGAATCCCATGGAAAGCACTACCCGCCGGCGAAAAAACAGCTCCGGCGACAAGTTCTCGTTCCCGAGCATAATTCCCATTCCAACGACTCAAGATTCCGATCAGTTCGAGTTTGGATGTGTCACGCCGGGGTCCCCAAACTCTCCGGCAGACCATTTATTCTCTAATGGCCGGCTGCTGCCTCATCCCTTTCCTGTACTACAGCCACCAGCCAACCTCCATTCCTTTACGCGCTCCACGAGCCGAACGAGCAGTGTCAGCAGCAAGGACTCGTTGATGTCGTCGCGGTGTAACAGCAcaagcagcagaagcagcaacaGCAGTGGCAGTTGTAGTACCACCACTAGTGCCAGAACGAGCATTAGTACTGATGCTGCTGAGAAGAAATCAGCAGTGCCATTGGATCAAGCGAAATTCGGCGGAAAAGTGGGAGGTAGTAAATGTCACGAGAAGAGCGGACAAGGTGTTTTGGGTAAGAAACAGGTACTATACGTCAATGGGTCTTCCAGGAGGTGGGGGTTGATTCCCGCTGCGCCGGTCGTGAGCCACCAGGTTCCGCGGCGGAGGAAGGGCGGCGAGATTGTGGTGAAGAAGAAAGTCAAGGTTAGGAGGGGTGGCGGAATGGGGTTCGGGAGGCGGTTCTTGAGGTGGTTCGTGACGGCGTGCAAAGAGTGCCATGCTATCAAGCCGTTGAGGGGAGCCGATGTGAATATGGAGTTGCAATGA